The Apus apus isolate bApuApu2 chromosome 4, bApuApu2.pri.cur, whole genome shotgun sequence genome contains the following window.
gaggTGGCCACAAGGTGTCCACCACGATGTCCCCTACCCCAGCATGGGGGCTGGCCGGATCCCactgccctccagccccaccCCTGCACGCACCAGCCAGCCCCTTCAGGGACTGGGATGTGGCAGGGGTGCCACCAGCTGACAGCCTGTCCTCGGAGGACGGGGACagtctcacacacacacaaaaaggacagaggggagcagggcctgcctccagctcccccGCTGCCCCACGCCGCCGGACCTCGGCACGTGGCCTCCCACCCGACCCCACAACACAACCCTGTCCTAGTATTaaagctgctgcctctcagaGGACCCCCCtgtccctttccctttcctctcgCCCGGGCTCGGGATCAAACATCAGTCATCTCATCCTCCAGCTCAGCATCATCTGTCTCTccttcaccctcctcctcctcgtccGACGTCACGTCGGCGTCGTCGGCTTGAGCTAGGCACTTGGGACACGAGCAGGTAAACAAGTAGTTCTCcctggaaaaagggaaggaagaaggagaaagagggatGGTGTTCAGACAGGCACAACCCCAACACTGTCCCCACAAggacagagcagccaggaaggGGCTAAACGTGTTAAACGTGGAtagagacttggatagattggatcgtTGGGCTAATATCAGTGGTCTGGGcttcaccaaggccaagtgctgggtcctgcacttgggccacaacaaccccaggcaacgctccaggcttggggaagtgtggctggaaagtgtctggcaggaaaggacctgggggctCTCATTGACAAGGGGCtgaacacgagccagcagtgtgcccaggtggccaagaaagcccatggcatcctggcttgtattagaaatagtgtgaccagcagcagcagagaggtgattgtggccctgtgctcagcactggtgaggccacacctggagtgttgtgtccagttttgggcacctcaattccagagagatctcgaggtgctgaagcaaggacagaggagggtagggaagctggggaagggcctagagaatccatctgatgaagaacacttgaaggagctgggaatgtttagtgtgaggaagaggaggccaGTGTCtcaacaaagaaaaggaaggtgaGTGTGGACAGCAAAGCTTTTCAAGAGgcaacagcagagcagagcaataGAGAAGAGACCAAATCCTTGGtctgtggggctggctgggggtGCCAAGGGCTGCCACGTCCCCCCAGGTTCTTCCTACCTGAGTATCTTATTGCGGCTGTGTCTGCTCCGCTCCCTCTGGCAGCAGTCCAAGTAGCTGATGCAGATTTCCTGTCAGCCAAGAGAAACCAGAGTCAATCCCCATCAACCCAGAGCAGCTCCATTTGTACCAGTCCCTCTCGGAGGGACCGGCAGAAACGCGGGGTCTGGCAGCCCCAATGTGGGATGAGCTGTGAATTCCTCTGCCAGGGCAACACAGGAGGTAGGGGGCTGGGGTCTGCTccctggcaggaaaaaaaaacctcctgcCAAGGTGCAATGTCACCCCAGGTTGCTCTGGGCCCTGCTGTCCCACCTCTCCTGCTTCGATGTCCTCCAGAGCCGTTAGATGCAGAAGAAAGTTGTTTTCCGGGAAAGACGTCTCAGCATTGGGAATGCAGCTGTGGTtacctggggggggggaagatggGACACAGCTGAGCAGGCATCTCCAGAGGAATGGGAAGGCCCCCCCACAgctctcctggggctgctgcctgctcttctgTGTGGCCCAGGCACGTGGGAGCCAGCACTTCCAACTGGGAGGGCCACAGTGTGGCTTAAGGCTTAGCAGCACATTGCTGCTGTCACCCCATCTACCTTGGGGACACCAGCAGGACACTCTGCACTAACACTGGGGACAAGGGGggtccagcagagcagggtgcagGGCCAGGACTCTCCCTCAGACTCACAAAAAACCCCTGACAGAGGAAGCTGGCCTGGATCATCCCCAGGGATGCACAGCACCATTCCCTGACTCCAGGTGCTGAAGGAAGCACAGGGCTGTACTTCTGCCTcacttcccagctctcccagcagccagtccccaggtcctgctctgctgtcaaGGCTTCTGAGGGAAAGAAGACAGCTCTGGGACATCCTCTCCTACGTCCCCATGGCCTGGACAAGAAAGGCTACCTCCCTTCGTGGTCTGTTCAGTTCCGTTTTGCTCAGACAAGGGTGGAGACAGTCTCCTTGCTAACTGCACACATGGCTCCTGGAGCCCCTATCACATCCAAGTCCATTCAAGCCAGGACTGACCACTTCAGAGCTAGGTGAGATACCAGGAGACCACAACAGAGCAGCCAGGCCCCATTCAAACCCACCCAATGCCATGGATATGAAGCATAAACCCTTTTCTCCAGATGATTTTAGGAAGAGGTGAGCCTGACTAGCCCAGGACATCCCCCTCCTCACTACTAGTTTTCCTCCCAGTTCCTGTGGTACttacagcagctctggagcacgTAGAGACCTGATCCTTCACAGTTGAGGAACTCTCCTGactctgcagcacagagaggggGGGTTAAAACTTTGCATGGGCTCTTCAGGCTCTTCCCCATGTGCAGCTCAACATGAGCATGAAGGAAGCTCCATCAGGGCTGAACACACCCAGCCAAAGCTGCTGTGAAGGCCAGGTGTTGGGGGGTGGCTTCCAAAacacctttcccttcccactgGGAGGGGATGGAAGATGATTTGCACCCCCAGTTCAGGTGTGTGCTCTAATCCTATCCCTGTACTCACATAACTGCATCAGTCAATAAGTGATAACCAGGTCTTTGAAGGTTCAGTGTAGATAGGACTTCCCTGCACAAGTTCACTCCAGATCAGCCCTCCAGCCCCCCTGACCTGCCACAGTCCACCTGGGCCACACTGCCCAAAAAGCTTAGGACTTGCCCTGTCCATGTAGCAAGCCaaaggcagcaggcacagctcacCCAGACCAGAGGAACTGGGATCTCCCAGTCCTTACTGGGAACCTCTCCTATTCCCTGAATGTCCAGCAGTCAGTCTCCTGAAAACAGCACTGCCTGATGCTGCCCAGGGGCAAGGTGAGGCTCACCCTTCTCAATGTCCTTGTAGAGCTGGTCGATGAAGGCGTCCAGCTCCTCCCGCTGCAGCAGGGGCAGATCCAGCGCGTCGCAGGCGTGAACCCACTGGCTGAGTGAGCTGCAGGGAACCAGAGGGACCCCCTGacagctccccagggctctCAGCATATGGTGGGACCTCACAAACGtagggggggggtgggggctgtGTGTCTAAGAGTCAAACTCAGTGGCTCTGACTGGCCCAGGTCTGGCAGAGGGATGTGGAAGGGTTGGACACAGCCAAGGTGAAGGACTGCTCTTCAGTTTGCCTGGCCGTCCCCTCTGTGAGGTCTGAACCCAGCCCCTACCCAGGTAGGTCACTGTGGGTTTGCAGATGCACATCCCCtccaccccacagccctgctgccctgcaagAAGCACCCAGAAAGCCGTGTTACCTTGTTCCTATGCCTTGGCCATTGGTCCCAACGAGGGCAAAGAGGGATCGAAAGCCTTCTGGAGTGAACCACTGCAGAAGGGACATGAGAAAGCAGCTGAGCCCAGGCCAGCACCCCACTCTGCAAGCACCTCAAATCCCATGAGGAGCTTTGGAGAAAGCAAGGAATGGGCAGAGGCCCAGGGGAAGCTCTGGTCTTTAGGGCAGACATAACTCCTGGGGGCTGGTGCCAAGCGGAGCGGTCCCACCACACTTCTGGGCTAGTGGGGAGGTGACTCAACTCACCCTGCTGAGATATTCATCATAAAGGGCTTCGGTGAAGAGCAAgcgcagcagctccagctggccCTGGCAGGAGATGGTAAGTGTCAGGGTGGGGAAACTCCACTGGGAGTCAGACCCAGGCTGACAGCCAAGCCCAGAACAGGCTGGAAGGCTCAGGAGTCAGggtcctcctccttccctgcaagGCTGGGGGTTGCCACCCTCAGAGCAGCAAAAGCCACGCATTTTAGCAGGAAAAGCCACCTACTCAGCAGCTAAGGATCACCCTGTCCCAGCCCACAGCAGAAGCACCTCCACCACAGGAAGGAGCAGCATGTCCCACTGAAGCACCACAAACCCAAAGCCCTCCAAACAACTCTGTCAGGTCAGCTAGCCCCTAATGGGGGGGAGGTTTTGTGTCCTCACTTTCAGCCTGGCATTTCCAGTGTCCTCCATCCCAGCTGCCACGGGGTCCATGCACCCCGTGGGCTCGCAgacacaggcagggagaggatGGGCTCAGGGATTCCACACATCCAACCACCACCAAGCTCTTACCTTGAATTTGTCCCCCAGCAGCTTGTGCACGATCTCCTCTTCTTCATTTGCCGTCTTACTGCAGAACTGGGAGAAGGCCTTGATCCACCACTCCTTGTCCTTAGCCTGGAAGAGGAATCAAGCAAAGGCATTGCAGCAACACCACTTTCCTCCTCAGCCAGGGCAGAAGGGGAGAGGACAAGTCCTGCTGAGCTCAGAGGTGTCCAGCCTGCTAGTAAGAACCAGGAGAAGCAGTTGCACAGCAGCAGTTTGTTGTCAGAATAAACACTGAGAAAGCCAGGCCAAAGAAGCAGAGCCAAAGGAAAGGTTGTGACTATTTTggtacacaaaaaaaaagacttgctTGGCTCAGAACACAGCAGCATCCTTTGCTCCCTGCTGTCTCCATGACCAGGGACCACTAGATGCTGAGATCTATTCAAGCAAGGACCCTGACAATTGCTGGAGAAGAGATCAGTCCTTGGCAATAACATCCACAACGGGATGAGGAAACCAcacagggcagctgtggctccAAACTGCAGACCCACCTGTTTGACAGTGGCAACCATCCGGGCCATCAACATGACACTGGAAGTCTCTGGTGGATAATGCATGTTTCTGGGGGGGataagaatgaagaaaaaaaagatgagcagATCAGTGCTGGTATGAAAATCAAAAGCTagagggaggcagaggcagCTTCCATCCATTTGGCCAGGCCTTCACCAGAACGGCCAATGCAGCATCACTGTGTGTGGATCCAGCAGCCTGGGGGGAGGAGAAGCCTGAACCTACCTGCCTGCTCTGGGCATGCAAATGATCCCCCACCATCCTGCTAAACTAGAGCTTGGGTCCCATACAAAGCCCAGGCCTGCAGCAAGAGCTAGAGTTTGTGACAAGCTTTGGGTCAGGAATGTTGCTTCTCCCTTCTGTGCCAGTTTTGTCATctgccagcagggacagcaaTTTGTGTACTCACAGGAAGATCTCCcagaggctggagctctccAGGAGCACTGTCCATGCACAGCTCAGAGCTTTGTAGCTTTTTAATGGGAGAAAAAGAACTACTGCTCAGCTGTGTGTCCAATCCCTTGCACTACCAACACAAATCCACCTGCTGCCCAACCAGCAGCTAGAGCTGGGCAGTGTCCTTGGCCAACACCACCCTCCAGCCACCCCATGCAGGGGATGCAAAGCAAGGACAATCCTCAGCCCTGGTCCCAGGCAGCATCACCCAGCCCAGGAGAGCCACCTCTTCCACCCGTGGAGCAAGCAGGCAGGTCGGTCCCCTACCTCCATGCCTCCTGCAGCTTGTTGAGGGGGTGTGTGGGGTCATCACGGGACGGGCCAAGGCAGAGGACCTGGTGGTACTGCTCCAAAGCAGCCTGCCTGCATTCAGCACTGCAGTAGGTCACCTAGAGCGAGGGGCACAGCACCTGGCGTTGGCTAtggcagcaggaaaaagggGTCCTAGGCCTAgctgtgccccctccctgacCCTCTGAGCCCCAGCTCTTTAGCCATCACGATGCAGGAGGGAAAAAGGCAGACGCTCATCTTGGGGCAGCACAAGATGCTGTGTAGGAGTTGGTGACCCCAACAAGCCCCGTACCTGGCAGCGGGGACACTGCTGGTGCAGGTCTTTCCGGATGCTGCACTGCTCAGGGTGAGGCAGCACCAGGGagctcttccccagcagccGCTGGGCGTTCTCCTCCGCCGTCTCCAGGGCCCTCAGGCAGTGGTCACAGGCTGCCAAGAGACAGGAGGGACACACACCACAGTGAGGGAACAGAAGAGGCCAGGGCAAGATGGCATGACTGGCACCAGCACCATCTCCAAGCTGGAGGCAACAGGCTCTTCCAGCAAAGAGCATTTCTGCTGCAATTTAAcctgcccccagccctcaccTACTGCcctgtaatcacagaatcatcaaatcCCAGACTGGattgagttggaaaggaccttcaagatcatctagatccaacccccctgcatgggcagggacacctcccactagaggTGTCAGGTGCTTCTCTCAGACAAACGCTGCACACTCCAGGGGCTCTTAGACCATTGAAGAAAAGGATTTGACTGTCAGTTGCACACACGGTTCATGAGTTTCAGCTGTTCCAATGCAGGATCTTAATCCCAGaatgctttttcctcctttatacTGACAAGGCAGGTagtttttcatagaatcatcaaatccCAGACTGGattgagttggaaaggaccttaaagatcatctagatccaactcccctgcatgggcagggacacctcccaccagcccaggttgctccaagccccatccaacctgcccttcagcactgccagggatggggcagccacagcttctctgggcaagctgggccagggtctcaccaccctcacagccaagaatttcctcctaatgcctcacctaaatctccccttttccactCCAGAGCCAttacagaatcacttaggttggaaaagacctccgagatcaccaagtccaaccattaccccCTGCCCTACCCCCAGACACCCTTACAAAAAGGGGAGATGCTGGGAAGGGTTGAAGTGTTGACGTCGAGCGTCCCCACATCACTGACCCACAGCGGAGCCCAGCAGGGTTTCGGCGGGACAAGGAAGCTTCAAAATCCTGCTCTTACAACCCTCAGTTTTTCCTCCCAGCACCTCAGGAGGAAGCCAGCACCCCTGTGGGCTGTTTTCTGCCACGGGGTGCCTGGCATCCCCACCAGAACCCCTCAGGGAACTCGGTGCTCCCGCCGCAGACGGTGCCCGACGGCGGCAGGTGCTGCCTCTCCCCAGGGCCCACGCCAAGTCCCCATCCTTCAAACCACCCCCCGAGCTTTCCACCCGGGCCACAGAGACAGCAAACAGCCCCAGacccagttttgttttttccttgagaaCCAGCCAGCGCCGTGGTCCCCCTCGGCGGGGCGGGGTGAGGAGGCGGCGGGCCCCAGCTCACCTCGGTAGTTGTACAGGGCGTTCCAGAGGAACTGGGACGACACCACCGGCCTCTCCACGAAGACCGTTTCCCCTTTTCGGATGTCCTTGGTGGCGAACAGGCCTTTTCCCTGCCGGGGGAGAAAAAGCGcgggctgaggggagacacCCCGTggggctgcccccagccctcagAGAAGGAGGCAACCTtttggcggggggggggaggcttTTACCCcattttctccccctcccaggggaaggaagaggaaaggggtgggggggaagaggagaagggagggacGCCGAGATGGGGGGCTCACCTTGGCGCTGCTGATGAACCGCGCCTCGGCCCCGCACGCCTCCCCCGCCGCGGCGGCCATCTTCGGGCGGCGACTTCCCGGCTCCGGGGGGCGGGCAgtgcctcttcctcctcctcctcctcctcctcctcctcctcctcctcttcttcctcctcctcctcctcttcttcctcctcctcctcctcctccttccccaccacccGCACCAAGATggcgaccccccccccccctccccttcccgcCATCGCCCCCCTCAGCCCCGGCCGCCATCTTGGCGCTCCCCTCAGCCCGCcgcctcccccacctccccaccacACCAGCCGTTTGAGTTCGCCtgcttttttggggtttttttaccccCCCAACCCCGCGAATTAATTCTTTCCAGCCCGGGGAGGAGCAGCCTCCGTGTCCCCGTCAGGCGGGACCGCCAGGCATCGCCACCCGGCCCCGCGCGCTCCCAACTGCCTTcatttcccccccaaaaaaaaaaaataccccctTCAGAACACGCCGACgtgccccctgctccccctgctaCCTCTCCTTAGGCTGCCTGCGGACGCCCAAAACGCAGCCAAGCGCCCGTGGAGTTTTAATTGACTTAACGAGCACCTGCGCGGCCCGCGGCCTCGCTCCTCATCGGCCCGCGGCGGGCCTGGGGTGCCGGGACACACCGTGTTCTTTGGGGGGTTTGGTGTCACTGGGTGTCCCTGTCGGGCCGTGGCAGGGACACGGAGCCGCGAGTTAGCGCCGTGACATCAGGGACGCCTTCCTGGCCAACAGGGACACCCCCTTCCTGGCCCCCAGGCCATGGGTGCATgagaaagggggtggttagtcggtcaagagaggttctgctgcccctctgttctgccctggtgaggccgcatctggagtattgtgtccagttctgggcccctcagttccagaaggacagggaactgctggaaagagtccagggcagagccacaaagatggtgaagggagtggaacatctccctgatgaggaaaggctgagggagctgggtctcttgagcttggagaagaggagactgaggggcgacctcatccatgttcacaaatatgtaaagggtgagtgtcaggaggatgcagcaaagcatttttaagtgatgtccagtgataggacaaggggtaatggatgcaaactggagcacaggaggttccatgtgaatatcaggaagaacttctttcctgtgagagtgacagagccctgggccaggctgcccagagaggttgtggagtctccttctctggagacattccaacccccctggacacgttcctgtgtgatgtgctctgggtgatcctgctctggcaggagggttggactgggtgacctttccaggtcccttccaacccctaagattctgtgattctgtgattccatgacaAGGGACAGACCAACTGCCTAGGACACCTTCCCCGCCCGGATTTTTGGGGTGAGAcccagcagggcacagctccagcacccaACGCCCGCCCCGGGGGGACCTGCAAGGGCCTCGCAGCAGGTGGAGCGATGCTACTTTATGGCAGGTATTTCAGTGACATCTTCTTGCTAATCGTGGCCATTACTGTAACAACAGCTTGACACGTCATGTTTTTCTAATGTTTGGGTGCGAAGTGGTGGGGGATTCCATCCGTCAGCCGTCAGCTTGAGTCGTGGCCAGGCCAGCAACGCTTCAAAGCGCCTTTTCACATCTCTCTGGTTCCCACAACATTTAATTTAGAAGTGTTTGTGAAGCTGGAGTGGGATTGCATCCActtctgtgtttgcagagcaCGGGGGTGGGGGAACCTTATCCTGGACTTTAGACATCTGCAGACAGAGGTCCTGGTTCTCCAGGAGCAACATCCCAAACGGAGCAGTCCATGCTAACCAGACACGTTTCTTACTATAAATGTGGTTCTATCTCTGGAGGAACAGGCCTAGAGATAGCAACTTGTGTTATCAACGTTCACCCATGgtcatcaattaaaaaataaatacaattgtccccctctacttggctattgtgagaccccacctggggcactgtgtccagttctggaacccctTAATGtaaggacacagagctcctgggttgagtccagaggaggccatggagatgatcccagggctggagcagctctgctctggagacaggctgggagagttggggtgttcagcctggagaagagaaggctccagggagaccttagagcaccttccagtgcctgaaggggctccaggaaagctggggaggggcttgggacaaggggaAGTAAtggtttaaactgaaagaggggagatttacattagacatcaggaagaaattctttgctgtgagggtggtgagaccctggcccaggttgcccagggaagctgtggctgccccatccctggcagtgttgaagggcaggttggatggggcttggagcagcctggtctggtgggaggtgtccctgcccatgcaggggcgttggaactagatgatcttgaaggtcccttccaactcaatccagtctgtgattctactaTAtgattctcattttttttagcatttattttgtcCAAAACAtcttattaaggaaaaaaaaaaacaaccaaaaacttTTTGGAAGGATGAAAATACACCGGGGTTTTTCTTTCCGTTAACAATTTCAACTGGAAATTAAAGAGAGTAGTTGGAAATGAATTCTCCTTCTagttgttgggggggggggtttgtgtgTTAACACTTAAAGTGGTTTTCAGCTGATCTTTTTCAAAGCTGCTCTTGCTCCATTCCAAACATTCAAGCTTGAGAATAGTGCACAGGTTTACCAAAAACCACAGAagcatggggggaaaaaaactgttttccaaTTTGCAGTGATGTGTCAGGACTAAAAATGTGCAAGAAATCACCCTTTTTTGAGAATAAATCACCCTTTTGAGAATAATTCACCCTTTCTTGACTTGCTGCTGGAAACCAGCTATTACTTTTTGATAACCGGAGTCTTattaagaggaggaaaagatgcttttcttttctctttatgtttttttttccctccatttccTCAGAAACCCAGTAAAAATGACCAGTAACTCATCCTTGGAATCTGTGGGGCAAGAAGCCACAGAGGAATCTCCACTGGCTCAGAAACCAAGGAGCTGCCCAaccctgcctccccccagctAGTCCCacctctctttttaaaacacactAGATTTTTATtaagcaaagcaaataaataagtAACAGTTATtaaggtgggggggggaggaaataagaaaaaaaggttttttgtaTAAATAAGAATGGAAGAGTAAAGTGATGCACAGTGTCCTGCGTCAGAAAAGAGAGGCAATAAATTATCCTGAGCTGTTGGGATGTGGTGCCTggttccctgggcagcccgaAGTGGGGGAGGTGACAGCCTGGCCTGAGGGGGGTGGAGAGGTTAGTCCTGACCCCTCGAAGCCCTCCCACCCACCAGAAATACCCCAGAAATACAGCTGCTAACTGCATCGGGGGCTGCAGATGTGCTCGCCACGCACTCCAGGCGCCGTTTCCCATGGGGAGCTGGGTGTGTAATGAGGAGAGAACGGAGCAACTGCTGCCTGGGCCAGGATCTGCACAtctgggagaggggcaggggggtcGACTGAGGCACCAGAGGTGttggaaagctgctgtttttattCCAACagcccccatccctgccccttGTCTGGCCCCAGTGCCTGCACACACACTCCTTGGCGGGGTGAGGACGCGGCAGAGAGACCCACCAGGTTCTGCCCTCTGGGTTTGGGAAGCCAAAAGGAAGGCACAGATACACCAAGGCACAGGGCCAAAGGAGGCACTTGTGGTCACAGGGCAGGAGCAGACCCTGCTCATCTCTCTGCAGGTGCACTAATGGTCTGCAGGCGGGAGCAAAGGGCTTTCCAATTTtcactttgtttgtttgttgtgatCTAAGCATCAAACACGGGAGTCAAGCTGACCAGGAGTAGCAATCAGAGTTGATTCTCCTCCCAGCACAGGGTGTCCCTCCTAGGAGCACACAGCCACACACAACACAAGTGACCCTGTGTCTGCAGCCATCAGAGACACCGATTGTCACCTCAGGCTCTCAGCTGCAAACTGTGTGTCCTGGTGCTTCAAGAGCAAACAGGAGGTCACATGCCTTGCTATGGAACCACCAAGGACAACCAGCCCTGCTGATGAAGCCCCAGGAATTAATGGCACAAGGCTACCAAGCAAGATTTGGGGggctcctcccaggcagctgcagtttTGTCCTTTAGCTCCAGCTCTCAGATGGAGAGTGTCATGTCTCACTTGGACCAAAGATGTGCCTGCATCCCCAGGATCTCCAGCAAGCAGGCATGGCTGGAAAACACAACAGTGGCAGCTCAGTCTTATCAGCTGTTCAAAGCTCAACGTCCACAGGGTCCTCCTC
Protein-coding sequences here:
- the SMYD5 gene encoding histone-lysine N-trimethyltransferase SMYD5; the encoded protein is MAAAAGEACGAEARFISSAKGKGLFATKDIRKGETVFVERPVVSSQFLWNALYNYRACDHCLRALETAEENAQRLLGKSSLVLPHPEQCSIRKDLHQQCPRCQVTYCSAECRQAALEQYHQVLCLGPSRDDPTHPLNKLQEAWRNMHYPPETSSVMLMARMVATVKQAKDKEWWIKAFSQFCSKTANEEEEIVHKLLGDKFKGQLELLRLLFTEALYDEYLSRWFTPEGFRSLFALVGTNGQGIGTSSLSQWVHACDALDLPLLQREELDAFIDQLYKDIEKESGEFLNCEGSGLYVLQSCCNHSCIPNAETSFPENNFLLHLTALEDIEAGEEICISYLDCCQRERSRHSRNKILRENYLFTCSCPKCLAQADDADVTSDEEEEGEGETDDAELEDEMTDV